A portion of the Cyanobium sp. PCC 7001 genome contains these proteins:
- the queC gene encoding 7-cyano-7-deazaguanine synthase QueC, whose protein sequence is MATTPPTTIALLSGGLDSATAAALAIEAGHRVIGLSFDYGQRHRRELLAANAIAGALNLAEHHTIAVNLAAWGGSALTDPALPVPQDGTAEGVIPSTYVPGRNTVFIALGLSLAEARGAGRLVLGVNAVDYSGYPDCRPDYLEAFQTLADLASKAGREGRGVRLWAPLVQWSKTRIVTEALRLGVPIASTSSCYSGGDRPCGVCDSCRIRDAALIEAGRADLVGR, encoded by the coding sequence ATGGCCACCACTCCCCCCACCACGATCGCGCTGCTCTCGGGCGGACTGGACTCCGCCACGGCCGCCGCCCTGGCCATCGAGGCTGGCCACCGGGTGATCGGCCTCTCCTTCGACTACGGCCAGCGCCACCGCCGGGAGCTCCTGGCGGCCAACGCCATCGCCGGGGCGCTGAACCTGGCGGAACACCACACCATCGCGGTGAACCTGGCGGCCTGGGGTGGGTCGGCCCTCACCGACCCCGCCCTGCCGGTGCCCCAGGACGGGACCGCCGAGGGAGTGATCCCCAGCACCTACGTGCCGGGTCGCAACACGGTGTTCATCGCCCTGGGGCTGAGCCTGGCCGAGGCCCGCGGCGCCGGTCGGCTGGTGCTGGGGGTGAATGCCGTGGACTACTCGGGCTACCCCGACTGCCGGCCCGACTATCTGGAGGCCTTCCAGACCCTGGCCGACCTGGCCAGCAAGGCCGGCCGCGAGGGGCGCGGGGTGCGCCTGTGGGCGCCGCTGGTGCAGTGGAGCAAGACCCGGATCGTGACCGAGGCCCTGCGACTGGGTGTGCCGATCGCCAGCACCTCGAGCTGCTACAGCGGCGGTGATCGGCCCTGTGGCGTCTGCGACAGCTGCCGCATCCGGGATGCGGCCCTGATCGAAGCGGGGCGGGCCGATCTGGTGGGTCGATGA
- a CDS encoding anthranilate synthase component I family protein, whose product MRASVRPWEPEPPGPPMPEPPPASPPLLHRPLPWRPPEQVVERLVGALGAEGLVWLDSQGATDSPLAGRSFLAVAPAEQRCCHGLPGDPGARDPFALLAELALQARTEGDTWLGWLSYEAGAWVEPAEHWRRPDMAVLWAVRADPLVVIDRRRERLELQGRNPTSLARFAALLETPADPAPPWPARLAAPRDGWRWHTDRRQFADQVRQVQALIAGGDLFQANLTACCEQLLPEGPSAEALVALHLRLRRHCPAPFGGLAIGRAGGGAPLQAVLSTSPERFLQLMPTGLVQTRPIKGTRPRHGEPETDAEAAAALITSAKDRAENVMIVDLLRNDLGRVCRPGSIRVPQLVGLESYPQVHHLTSVVEGELAAGQDVVTLLKACWPGGSITGAPKVRACARLNALEPVPRGPYCGSLFRLGPDGSLDSNILIRSLLVRGARLRAHAGCGIVADSDPDDEAEEMGWKLDPLLDALA is encoded by the coding sequence ATGAGGGCTTCGGTGCGGCCCTGGGAGCCGGAACCGCCGGGCCCGCCCATGCCGGAGCCGCCGCCAGCCTCACCGCCACTGCTGCACCGGCCGCTTCCATGGCGCCCTCCGGAGCAGGTGGTGGAGCGTCTGGTGGGCGCCCTGGGCGCCGAGGGCCTGGTGTGGCTCGACAGCCAGGGGGCCACCGATTCGCCCCTGGCCGGTCGGAGCTTCCTGGCGGTGGCTCCGGCGGAGCAGCGCTGCTGCCATGGACTGCCGGGCGATCCCGGCGCCCGCGATCCCTTCGCGCTGCTGGCGGAGCTGGCGCTTCAGGCGAGGACCGAGGGGGACACCTGGCTGGGTTGGCTCAGCTACGAGGCGGGGGCCTGGGTGGAACCCGCCGAGCACTGGCGGCGCCCGGACATGGCCGTGCTCTGGGCCGTGCGGGCCGACCCCCTGGTAGTGATCGACCGAAGACGGGAGCGGCTGGAACTGCAGGGGCGGAACCCCACCAGCCTCGCCCGCTTCGCCGCCCTGCTGGAAACGCCGGCCGACCCCGCACCCCCCTGGCCTGCCCGCCTGGCGGCGCCACGGGACGGCTGGCGGTGGCACACCGACCGCCGGCAGTTCGCCGACCAGGTGCGCCAGGTGCAGGCCTTGATCGCTGGCGGCGATCTCTTCCAGGCCAACCTCACGGCCTGCTGCGAACAGCTGCTGCCTGAGGGTCCCAGCGCCGAAGCCCTGGTGGCCCTCCACCTGCGGCTGCGCCGCCATTGCCCGGCGCCGTTCGGTGGTCTGGCCATCGGCCGCGCCGGGGGCGGAGCCCCCCTCCAGGCCGTGCTGTCCACCTCCCCGGAGCGGTTTCTGCAGCTGATGCCGACGGGCCTGGTGCAGACCCGGCCGATCAAGGGCACCCGGCCCCGCCACGGCGAACCGGAAACCGACGCGGAGGCCGCCGCCGCACTGATCACCAGTGCCAAGGACCGCGCCGAGAACGTGATGATCGTGGATCTGCTGCGCAACGACCTTGGCCGGGTCTGCAGGCCCGGCTCGATCCGGGTTCCCCAGCTCGTGGGGCTGGAGAGCTATCCCCAGGTGCACCACCTCACCTCGGTGGTGGAGGGAGAGCTGGCGGCGGGGCAGGACGTGGTGACGCTGCTGAAGGCCTGCTGGCCCGGCGGCTCGATCACCGGAGCCCCGAAGGTGCGGGCCTGCGCCCGCCTCAACGCCCTGGAGCCGGTGCCGCGGGGGCCCTACTGCGGCTCCCTGTTCCGGCTGGGACCGGACGGCAGCCTGGACAGCAACATCCTGATCCGCTCGCTGCTGGTGCGGGGAGCCCGCCTGCGGGCCCACGCCGGCTGCGGGATCGTGGCCGACTCCGATCCGGACGATGAAGCCGAGGAGATGGGCTGGAAACTGGATCCACTGCTCGACGCCCTGGCATGA
- a CDS encoding aminotransferase class IV has translation MSSARAIAWIGTPEGPERWGPPGDLGVPLHDRGLLLADGLFETLWVEAGRAQLLRQHLERWHQGAALLGMEAPPTQAQLEPTIATAIRRSGGINAALRLNWSRGEAGAGASRGLAIPAACRHRCWLVLSPAEACFTPVRTIVSPTERRCSTSLLSRCKTFAYGSAIQARRQAEAAGAHDALLASSSGGLSCGTAANLLVLRGGRWLTPPLSSGCLPGVMRGQALALGIAEEAPLGVEDLLASQGALLLNSLGCRPIEQLQDQRLPPVDGAERFWRALLDG, from the coding sequence ATGAGCAGCGCCAGAGCCATCGCCTGGATCGGGACGCCGGAGGGGCCTGAACGCTGGGGACCGCCAGGCGACCTGGGCGTGCCGCTGCACGACCGGGGGCTGCTGCTCGCCGATGGGCTGTTCGAGACGCTGTGGGTGGAGGCTGGCCGGGCCCAGCTGCTGCGGCAGCACCTCGAGCGCTGGCACCAGGGCGCCGCCCTGCTGGGGATGGAGGCTCCACCCACCCAGGCGCAACTGGAACCCACGATCGCCACCGCCATCCGCCGCAGCGGCGGGATCAACGCGGCCCTGCGCCTGAACTGGAGTCGGGGCGAGGCCGGGGCTGGGGCCAGCCGCGGTCTGGCGATCCCGGCCGCCTGCCGGCACCGCTGCTGGCTGGTGCTCAGCCCGGCCGAGGCCTGCTTCACCCCGGTGCGCACGATCGTAAGCCCCACCGAACGCCGCTGCAGCACCAGCCTGCTGAGCCGGTGCAAGACCTTCGCCTACGGCAGCGCCATCCAGGCGCGCCGCCAGGCCGAAGCCGCCGGCGCTCACGACGCCCTGCTGGCCAGCAGCAGCGGGGGCCTCAGCTGCGGCACCGCCGCCAATCTCCTGGTGCTCCGTGGCGGCCGGTGGCTGACGCCACCGCTCTCCAGTGGCTGTCTGCCCGGTGTGATGCGGGGGCAGGCCCTCGCTCTGGGCATCGCCGAGGAAGCTCCCCTGGGCGTCGAGGATCTGCTCGCGAGCCAGGGAGCTCTGCTGCTGAACAGCCTGGGCTGCCGCCCCATCGAACAGCTGCAGGACCAGCGCCTGCCGCCGGTGGACGGAGCCGAACGGTTCTGGAGGGCCCTGCTGGACGGTTGA
- the urtE gene encoding urea ABC transporter ATP-binding subunit UrtE encodes MTVTSPLQEAPDPVTDTVLEVQGLNVYYGESHILRSVDLSVRSGQMVCLIGRNGVGKTTLLKTVVGLLRQRSGRVELQGRDISALPPHGRARSGIAYVPQGREIIPRLTVRENLLLGLEALPGGLGRNRHIDPVVFELFPVLEKFLNRQGGDLSGGQQQQLAIARALLGKPKLLLLDEPTEGIQPSVVLDIERAVRRIIATTGVSVLLVEQHLHFVRQADWYYAMQKGGVVASGPTAELSKDVVERFLSV; translated from the coding sequence ATGACCGTCACCAGCCCCCTGCAGGAAGCGCCCGATCCCGTCACCGACACGGTGCTCGAAGTTCAGGGCCTCAATGTGTACTACGGCGAGAGCCACATCCTCCGCAGTGTGGATCTGAGCGTGCGCTCCGGCCAGATGGTGTGTCTGATCGGGCGCAACGGCGTCGGCAAGACCACCCTGCTCAAGACCGTGGTGGGCCTGCTGCGTCAGCGCAGCGGGCGCGTGGAGCTGCAGGGGCGCGACATCTCCGCCCTGCCGCCCCACGGGCGGGCTCGCAGCGGCATCGCCTACGTGCCCCAGGGGCGGGAGATCATTCCGCGCCTCACGGTGCGTGAGAATCTACTGCTGGGGCTGGAAGCGCTGCCGGGCGGCCTGGGCCGCAACCGCCACATCGACCCGGTGGTGTTCGAGCTGTTTCCCGTGCTCGAGAAGTTTCTCAACCGCCAGGGGGGCGACCTCTCCGGGGGTCAGCAGCAGCAGCTCGCCATTGCCCGGGCCCTGCTCGGCAAGCCGAAGCTGCTGCTGCTGGATGAGCCCACCGAGGGCATTCAGCCGTCGGTGGTGCTCGACATCGAGCGGGCCGTGCGCCGGATCATCGCCACCACCGGCGTGAGCGTGTTGCTGGTGGAGCAGCACCTGCACTTCGTGCGCCAGGCCGACTGGTACTACGCGATGCAGAAGGGTGGGGTGGTGGCCAGTGGCCCCACCGCTGAGCTGAGCAAGGATGTGGTGGAGCGTTTCCTGAGCGTCTGA
- the urtD gene encoding urea ABC transporter ATP-binding protein UrtD: MTVSPLLELRGVSVSFDGFWALSDLNLALAPGELRAVIGPNGAGKTTFLDVITGKVKPTRGDVHFRGQSLLGISEHKIARLGIGRKFQTPRVYQNLTPRRNLELAVSRRSSPFDLLFGRLDSTARDRVQHLLGVVGLEPHANQRAGGLSHGQKQWLEIAMLVAQDPQLLLVDEPVAGLTDEETKLTADLLKQLSGDHTVLVIEHDMEFIRDLQAPVTVLHEGHVLCEGTMDQVQSDPRVIEVYLGSESEGEFN; this comes from the coding sequence ATGACCGTGTCACCGCTGCTCGAACTGCGCGGGGTGAGTGTGAGCTTCGATGGCTTCTGGGCCCTCAGCGACCTCAACCTCGCCCTCGCTCCCGGTGAACTGCGCGCCGTGATCGGCCCGAACGGCGCCGGCAAGACCACCTTCCTCGATGTGATCACCGGCAAGGTGAAACCCACAAGGGGAGATGTCCACTTTCGTGGTCAGTCGTTGCTGGGCATCAGCGAACACAAGATCGCCAGGCTGGGCATCGGGCGCAAGTTCCAGACCCCGCGCGTCTACCAGAACCTCACGCCGCGCCGCAATCTGGAGCTGGCCGTGAGCCGGCGGTCGTCCCCCTTTGATCTGCTCTTCGGCCGGCTGGATTCCACCGCCCGGGATCGGGTGCAGCATCTCCTGGGGGTGGTGGGGCTCGAGCCCCATGCCAACCAGCGGGCCGGGGGCCTCTCCCACGGCCAGAAGCAGTGGCTGGAAATCGCCATGCTGGTGGCGCAGGATCCGCAGCTGCTGCTGGTGGATGAGCCGGTGGCCGGCCTCACCGACGAGGAAACCAAGCTCACGGCCGATCTGCTCAAGCAGCTCTCCGGGGATCACACCGTGCTCGTGATCGAGCACGACATGGAGTTCATCCGCGATCTGCAGGCGCCGGTCACGGTGCTCCATGAAGGCCACGTGCTCTGCGAGGGCACCATGGATCAGGTGCAGAGCGATCCGCGGGTGATCGAGGTGTATCTCGGCAGCGAATCCGAGGGTGAATTCAACTGA
- the urtC gene encoding urea ABC transporter permease subunit UrtC: MSRLRQWLPWLLIIAAGLILPAVLPPFRLNLLGRFLSLGIVALGIDLIWGFTGMLSLGQGIFFALGGYAIGMYLQLKSLAPGQLPEFFGLYGVQELPAFWKPFGSPLFTFFCIWVLPALVAGVLGYLVFRNRIKGVYFSILTQASLLVFFNFFNGQQKLINGTNGLKTDTARIFGQLVGSDGMQRWLFWVTLLLVVASWLLCRWLTRGRFGDALIAIRDDEPRLRFTGYNPTAYKTVVFAIAGALAGVSGALYTVQSGIISPQFMAVPFSIEMVIWVAVGGRGTLIGAVLGAVLINYAKSLVSEQLPETWLFIQGGLFLLVVTALPDGLVGWWRQGGPRHLQAMVGWPPLAPTYPSLDLDPAVQAEKQDLQGGGS; the protein is encoded by the coding sequence ATGTCACGCCTGCGTCAATGGTTGCCCTGGCTGCTGATCATCGCGGCCGGCCTCATCCTTCCGGCCGTGTTGCCGCCCTTCCGGCTCAACCTGCTCGGCCGGTTTCTCTCCCTCGGCATCGTGGCCCTGGGGATCGACCTGATCTGGGGCTTCACCGGCATGCTCAGTCTCGGTCAGGGGATTTTCTTCGCCCTCGGGGGCTATGCCATCGGCATGTACCTCCAGCTCAAGAGCCTGGCGCCTGGCCAGCTGCCCGAGTTCTTCGGCCTCTACGGCGTTCAGGAACTGCCGGCCTTCTGGAAGCCGTTCGGCTCACCCCTGTTCACCTTCTTCTGCATCTGGGTGCTGCCGGCCCTGGTGGCCGGGGTGCTGGGCTACCTGGTGTTCCGCAACCGCATCAAGGGGGTCTATTTCTCGATCCTCACCCAGGCCTCCCTCCTGGTGTTCTTCAACTTCTTCAACGGCCAGCAGAAGCTGATCAACGGCACCAACGGCCTCAAGACCGACACGGCCCGCATCTTCGGCCAGCTGGTGGGTAGTGACGGCATGCAGCGTTGGCTGTTCTGGGTCACCCTGCTGCTGGTGGTGGCCTCCTGGCTGCTGTGCCGCTGGCTCACCCGCGGGCGCTTCGGCGATGCGCTGATCGCCATCCGCGATGACGAACCGCGCCTGCGCTTCACCGGCTACAACCCCACGGCCTACAAGACCGTGGTGTTCGCCATCGCCGGGGCCCTGGCCGGGGTGAGCGGGGCCCTCTACACCGTGCAGTCCGGCATCATCTCGCCCCAGTTCATGGCGGTGCCCTTCTCGATCGAGATGGTGATCTGGGTGGCGGTGGGCGGCCGGGGCACGTTGATCGGCGCCGTTCTCGGTGCCGTCCTGATCAACTACGCCAAGAGCCTGGTGAGCGAGCAGCTGCCTGAAACCTGGCTGTTCATCCAGGGCGGCCTCTTCCTGCTGGTGGTCACCGCCCTGCCCGATGGGTTGGTGGGCTGGTGGCGTCAGGGAGGTCCGCGCCATCTCCAGGCCATGGTGGGCTGGCCGCCGCTGGCGCCCACCTACCCAAGCCTCGATCTCGATCCGGCAGTGCAGGCCGAAAAGCAGGACCTGCAAGGAGGTGGGTCATGA
- a CDS encoding urea ABC transporter permease subunit UrtB, translated as MDLFNETLFNGLAIGSVLVLAALGLAVVFGLMGVINMAHGELMMLGAYTTFVVQNLFKNGPLEALFPLYIILAIPAAFVVSGLVGLLLEKTVIRRLYGRPLETLLATWGVSLILQQFVRSVSSAFAIGLVVAVAVGLLVPKLTPRSWWQQRWTPLLGVGSWIVATLAGVVLASVLGGVRVLDQPWFSARNIDVTAPVWLRGSLQVGALTMPVARLFIIALTIVSLAAVTWFLQKSVWGIRIRAVTQNRPMSDCLGIPTETVDALTFLVGSGLAGVAGVAVTLLGSVGPNLGGNYIVDCFMVVVLGGVGKLLGTVVAALGIGVLSYVIGSGSLLLVWPAMPEGLNALVTFFATTSMAKVLVFAVIVVFLQFRPAGLFPQKGRMVEA; from the coding sequence ATGGATCTCTTCAACGAAACCCTTTTCAACGGCCTCGCCATCGGATCGGTGCTGGTGCTGGCCGCCCTCGGCCTGGCGGTGGTGTTCGGCCTGATGGGCGTGATCAACATGGCCCATGGCGAGCTGATGATGCTCGGGGCCTACACCACCTTCGTGGTGCAGAACCTGTTCAAGAACGGCCCGCTGGAAGCCCTCTTCCCGCTGTACATCATCCTGGCGATCCCCGCCGCCTTCGTGGTGAGCGGTCTGGTCGGATTGCTGCTGGAGAAGACGGTGATCCGACGTCTCTACGGCCGACCGCTGGAAACCCTGCTCGCCACCTGGGGCGTGAGCCTGATCCTGCAGCAGTTCGTGCGCTCGGTGAGCAGCGCCTTCGCCATCGGCCTGGTGGTGGCGGTGGCGGTGGGTCTGCTGGTGCCCAAGCTCACCCCCCGCTCCTGGTGGCAGCAGCGCTGGACACCGTTGCTGGGCGTGGGCAGCTGGATCGTGGCGACGCTGGCCGGTGTGGTGCTCGCCAGTGTGCTCGGCGGCGTGAGGGTGCTCGATCAGCCCTGGTTCAGCGCCCGCAACATCGACGTGACCGCACCGGTGTGGCTTCGCGGTTCCCTGCAGGTCGGGGCGCTCACCATGCCGGTGGCCCGGCTGTTCATCATCGCCCTCACGATCGTGTCACTGGCGGCGGTCACCTGGTTTCTCCAGAAGAGTGTCTGGGGGATCCGGATCCGTGCCGTGACCCAGAACCGGCCGATGAGCGATTGCCTCGGCATCCCCACCGAAACCGTGGACGCCCTCACCTTCCTGGTGGGCTCGGGCCTGGCCGGCGTGGCAGGGGTTGCTGTCACCCTGCTGGGCTCGGTGGGCCCGAATCTGGGCGGCAACTACATCGTGGACTGCTTCATGGTGGTGGTGCTCGGCGGGGTGGGCAAGCTGCTCGGCACCGTGGTGGCTGCGCTGGGGATCGGCGTGCTCAGCTACGTGATCGGCTCGGGTTCCCTGCTGCTGGTGTGGCCGGCCATGCCCGAGGGGCTCAACGCCCTGGTCACCTTCTTCGCCACCACCTCGATGGCGAAGGTGCTCGTGTTCGCCGTGATCGTGGTGTTCCTGCAGTTCAGGCCAGCCGGCCTGTTCCCGCAGAAGGGACGCATGGTGGAGGCCTGA